The Listeria monocytogenes genome window below encodes:
- a CDS encoding M24 family metallopeptidase yields the protein MSKLTKIQETLGKEKIEAVLVTSEFNRRYVSGFTGTSGVALILPEKAYFVTDFRYTEQAAKQAEGYEIVQHTGPIFDTVEDLLIKNDTKTLHFEADYVTVSEFKQMERVFNRQLIPLTGFFEEMRKVKTASELKAIRTACDIADAAFAHIIQFIKPGMAEIEVSNELEFFMRRAGATSSSFDTIVASGVRSALPHGVASDKKIEVGDFVTMDYGCYYDGYCSDMTRTIAVGEPAEKLKEIYQITLDAQLKVIGSLKPGMTGIEADAIARDYISSFGYGDAFGHSLGHGIGLEIHEGPNLSFKSPQKLEVGHVVTDEPGIYLPGIGGVRIEDDLLITETGNEILIHSPKELIIL from the coding sequence AACAAGTGGTGTGGCGCTAATTTTACCTGAAAAAGCTTATTTTGTAACGGATTTCAGATATACGGAACAAGCAGCAAAACAAGCAGAAGGATATGAAATTGTACAACATACTGGTCCAATTTTTGACACGGTAGAAGATTTATTAATTAAAAACGATACAAAAACACTACATTTTGAAGCAGATTATGTGACTGTTTCTGAATTTAAACAAATGGAGCGCGTATTTAATCGTCAATTAATCCCACTTACCGGCTTCTTTGAAGAAATGCGTAAAGTGAAAACAGCAAGTGAACTAAAAGCAATCCGCACAGCTTGTGATATCGCTGATGCAGCTTTTGCACATATCATTCAATTTATCAAACCAGGCATGGCTGAAATCGAAGTATCTAATGAACTGGAATTCTTTATGAGACGTGCGGGAGCTACTTCTTCATCGTTTGATACAATTGTTGCATCCGGTGTTCGTTCTGCATTACCACATGGTGTTGCTTCGGATAAAAAAATCGAAGTTGGCGATTTCGTTACCATGGATTACGGCTGTTACTATGACGGTTATTGTTCAGATATGACAAGAACTATCGCGGTCGGTGAACCAGCTGAAAAATTAAAAGAAATTTATCAAATTACATTAGATGCGCAATTAAAAGTAATCGGTAGCTTAAAACCAGGCATGACTGGAATTGAAGCAGATGCTATTGCACGTGATTATATTTCTTCCTTTGGATATGGCGATGCATTTGGACACTCTTTAGGACATGGTATTGGGTTAGAAATTCACGAAGGACCTAATTTATCCTTTAAGAGCCCTCAAAAACTAGAAGTCGGACATGTTGTGACAGATGAACCAGGAATTTATTTACCAGGAATCGGTGGCGTTAGAATTGAAGATGATCTCTTAATTACAGAAACAGGTAATGAGATTTTGATTCATTCACCAAAAGAATTAATTATTTTATAA
- the efp gene encoding elongation factor P — protein sequence MISVNDFKTGLTIEVDNGIWRVLDFQHVKPGKGAAFVRSKLRNLRTGAIQEKTFRGGEKVAKAQIDNRKMAYLYADGTNHVFMDNESYEQIELPEDQIAHELKFLKENMEINIIMYQGETIGIDLPNTVELVVTATDPGIKGDTSSGGSKPATLETGLVVQVPFFVNEGDKLVINTTEAAYVSRA from the coding sequence ATGATTTCAGTAAATGACTTTAAAACAGGGTTAACAATAGAAGTAGATAATGGTATTTGGCGTGTGCTAGATTTCCAACATGTAAAACCCGGAAAAGGAGCAGCATTCGTTCGTTCCAAATTACGTAATCTTCGTACAGGTGCAATCCAAGAAAAAACATTCCGTGGTGGCGAAAAAGTAGCAAAAGCGCAAATCGACAACCGTAAAATGGCCTACTTGTATGCTGACGGCACAAATCACGTATTCATGGATAATGAGTCTTACGAACAAATTGAGCTTCCAGAAGACCAAATTGCTCATGAACTTAAATTCCTAAAAGAAAATATGGAAATTAATATTATCATGTATCAAGGCGAAACAATTGGAATTGATTTGCCGAACACAGTAGAATTAGTTGTTACTGCAACTGATCCTGGAATTAAAGGGGATACTTCTTCAGGTGGTTCTAAACCAGCCACTCTTGAAACTGGTCTTGTTGTTCAAGTGCCATTTTTCGTTAATGAAGGGGACAAACTAGTAATTAATACAACCGAAGCGGCATATGTTTCTCGGGCGTAA
- the accB gene encoding acetyl-CoA carboxylase biotin carboxyl carrier protein: protein MLSIDEIKQLIELIDESTLDEFELETKDSKILLKKNKTVVAAAVQEAPIAITQAPAQAAPVAQAQTAAPQAEANTTEDASLEVITSPMVGTFYASASPEDANFVSVGSKVSAQSVVCIVEAMKLFNEITADIDGEIAEILVSSGELVEFGQPLFKVRKK, encoded by the coding sequence ATGTTATCAATAGATGAAATTAAACAGCTAATCGAGCTGATTGACGAGTCAACCCTAGATGAATTTGAGTTAGAAACGAAAGATAGTAAGATTTTGCTTAAAAAGAATAAAACGGTTGTTGCTGCAGCAGTTCAAGAAGCACCAATTGCTATCACACAAGCACCAGCTCAGGCAGCACCAGTAGCACAAGCGCAAACAGCTGCTCCTCAAGCGGAAGCAAATACAACGGAAGATGCTAGTTTAGAAGTCATTACATCTCCAATGGTTGGGACTTTTTATGCATCTGCTTCACCAGAAGATGCTAATTTTGTTAGCGTTGGATCTAAAGTATCTGCGCAATCTGTTGTATGTATTGTAGAAGCAATGAAATTATTCAATGAAATTACTGCGGATATCGACGGAGAAATCGCAGAAATTCTTGTTTCAAGTGGCGAGTTAGTCGAATTTGGACAACCACTATTCAAAGTTAGAAAAAAATAA
- the accC gene encoding acetyl-CoA carboxylase biotin carboxylase subunit: MIKKVLVANRGEIAVRIIRAAKELGVETVAIYSEADKEALHIQLADEAYCVGPAATKDSYLNMSNIISLAVLTNCDAIHPGYGFLAENADFAELCEDCNITFIGPSASAISQMGTKDVARETMRKAGVPIVPGSQGIVKDVEDGKKIAKKIGYPVIIKATAGGGGKGIRVAENEEKLISGIQTTQQEAEAAFGDPGVYLEKYIQDFRHVEIQVLADNHGNVIHLGERDCSIQRRLQKLIEESPSPAIDEKTRQKMGKAAVKAAKAVNYSGAGTIEFIFDHHENNFYFMEMNTRIQVEHPVTELVTGVDLVKQQFLVASGEELQIKQADVKLTGWAMECRINAENPEKNFMPAPGEIKFYLPPGGLGVRIDSAAYPNYKIPPYYDSMIAKVICYAETREEVIQKMKRALSEFAIDGIPSTIPFHLRVLDNDVFLSGDFNTKFLEQNDVMNLSKEG, encoded by the coding sequence ATGATTAAAAAAGTACTGGTAGCGAACCGTGGAGAAATCGCTGTCCGTATCATTCGCGCTGCAAAAGAACTTGGAGTGGAGACAGTGGCGATTTATTCGGAAGCAGATAAAGAAGCGCTACATATTCAGCTGGCGGATGAAGCTTATTGTGTAGGTCCCGCGGCAACAAAAGATAGTTATTTAAATATGTCTAACATTATTAGTCTTGCAGTTTTGACGAACTGTGATGCTATTCACCCAGGCTATGGTTTCTTAGCCGAAAATGCAGATTTCGCGGAGTTATGCGAAGACTGTAATATTACTTTTATCGGACCAAGTGCTTCTGCTATTTCGCAAATGGGAACAAAAGATGTTGCTCGCGAAACGATGCGTAAAGCAGGTGTTCCAATTGTTCCTGGTTCACAAGGAATTGTTAAGGATGTAGAGGATGGCAAAAAAATCGCTAAGAAAATCGGTTATCCGGTTATCATTAAAGCAACAGCTGGCGGTGGCGGTAAAGGTATCCGTGTAGCTGAAAATGAAGAGAAATTAATCTCTGGCATTCAAACTACCCAACAAGAAGCCGAAGCCGCATTTGGTGATCCTGGCGTTTATTTAGAAAAATATATTCAAGATTTTCGCCATGTAGAAATTCAAGTGCTTGCTGATAACCATGGTAATGTTATTCATTTAGGAGAACGTGATTGTAGTATTCAACGTCGCTTACAAAAGCTAATTGAAGAATCCCCATCGCCTGCCATTGATGAAAAAACTCGCCAAAAAATGGGGAAAGCTGCTGTCAAAGCTGCCAAAGCCGTGAATTATTCTGGCGCAGGAACGATTGAATTCATTTTCGATCACCATGAAAATAATTTCTACTTTATGGAAATGAATACGCGTATCCAAGTAGAACACCCGGTAACTGAGCTTGTTACTGGCGTTGATTTAGTGAAACAACAATTTCTAGTTGCTTCTGGGGAAGAACTACAAATTAAACAAGCAGATGTGAAATTAACAGGTTGGGCGATGGAATGTCGGATTAACGCTGAAAATCCAGAGAAAAACTTTATGCCAGCTCCAGGAGAAATTAAATTTTATCTTCCTCCAGGTGGCTTAGGTGTCCGGATTGACTCAGCAGCTTATCCAAACTACAAAATCCCACCATACTATGATTCGATGATTGCCAAAGTAATCTGTTATGCGGAAACACGGGAAGAAGTGATTCAAAAGATGAAACGTGCGTTGTCCGAATTTGCCATTGATGGTATTCCTTCAACCATTCCGTTCCATTTACGTGTATTAGATAATGATGTGTTTTTATCGGGCGACTTCAATACCAAATTCTTGGAGCAAAATGATGTAATGAATCTTTCTAAGGAGGGCTAA
- a CDS encoding Asp23/Gls24 family envelope stress response protein has protein sequence MAYTKDLRKQNDAPLGKIEIAPEVIGVIAGLAASEIENVAYMQGGFATEWREKFSGAVNYRKGVKVELTEEGILIELYCSVLFGATIPLVAQNIQDAVRDTIFNMTGLNVLEINVHIVGVQFEKTETLSFDDFEL, from the coding sequence ATGGCTTATACAAAAGATTTGCGTAAACAAAATGATGCACCGCTTGGCAAAATTGAGATTGCACCTGAAGTAATTGGCGTAATTGCTGGTCTTGCTGCAAGTGAAATCGAAAATGTTGCTTATATGCAGGGTGGCTTTGCGACAGAATGGCGTGAAAAATTCAGCGGTGCTGTAAACTATCGTAAAGGCGTAAAAGTAGAACTAACCGAAGAAGGAATTCTCATCGAACTTTATTGTTCAGTCTTATTTGGCGCAACCATTCCACTTGTTGCTCAAAATATTCAAGATGCTGTCAGAGATACCATTTTTAATATGACTGGTTTAAATGTACTCGAAATTAACGTTCATATCGTTGGTGTACAATTTGAAAAAACAGAAACACTTTCCTTCGATGATTTTGAGCTATAA
- the nusB gene encoding transcription antitermination factor NusB → MKRREAREKALQALFQIELNEMSLDQAIKNIMEDEQDDYMEKLVEGVMANKAEIDAIIEPNLDNWRIDRLSKVDLSLLRLSVYEMKYLDDVPNRVSLNESIEIAKIYSDEKSSKFINGVLANIAPEDK, encoded by the coding sequence ATGAAAAGAAGAGAGGCGCGCGAGAAAGCACTTCAAGCACTATTCCAAATAGAGCTAAACGAAATGTCGCTAGATCAAGCAATTAAAAACATCATGGAAGACGAGCAAGACGACTATATGGAAAAATTAGTCGAAGGTGTTATGGCGAATAAAGCTGAAATTGATGCTATCATTGAGCCTAACTTAGACAATTGGCGTATAGATCGTTTGAGTAAAGTCGATTTATCTTTACTTCGCTTGAGTGTTTATGAGATGAAGTACTTGGATGATGTGCCAAATAGAGTTAGTTTGAATGAATCCATCGAAATTGCAAAAATTTACAGTGATGAAAAATCAAGTAAATTTATTAATGGCGTACTTGCTAATATTGCACCGGAAGATAAATAA
- the folD gene encoding bifunctional methylenetetrahydrofolate dehydrogenase/methenyltetrahydrofolate cyclohydrolase FolD, with translation MGEIIDGKKLAKEIQEKVTREVAELVKEGKKPGLAVVLVGDNQASRTYVRNKQKRTEEAGMKSVLIELPENVTEEKLLSVVEELNEDKTIHGILVQLPLPEHISEEKVIDTISYDKDVDGFHPVNVGNLFIGKDSFVPCTPAGIIELIKSTGTQIEGKRAVVIGRSNIVGKPVAQLLLNENATVTIAHSRTKDLPQVAKEADILVVATGLAKFVKKDYIKPGAIVIDVGMDRDENNKLCGDVDFDDVVEEAGFITPVPGGVGPMTITMLLANTLKAAKRIWKMN, from the coding sequence ATGGGAGAAATTATTGATGGCAAAAAATTAGCAAAAGAAATTCAAGAAAAAGTAACAAGAGAAGTAGCTGAATTAGTAAAAGAAGGTAAAAAACCAGGTCTTGCTGTTGTGCTCGTTGGCGACAATCAAGCATCTCGTACATATGTAAGAAATAAACAAAAACGGACAGAAGAAGCGGGTATGAAATCCGTTTTAATCGAACTTCCAGAAAATGTAACAGAAGAAAAATTACTATCTGTCGTAGAGGAACTTAACGAAGACAAAACTATTCATGGCATACTCGTGCAGTTACCACTACCAGAACATATTTCAGAAGAAAAAGTAATTGATACTATTAGCTATGACAAAGATGTTGACGGTTTCCATCCAGTGAATGTAGGTAATTTATTCATCGGAAAAGATTCTTTTGTTCCTTGTACACCTGCAGGAATTATTGAACTTATAAAATCGACCGGCACTCAAATAGAAGGCAAACGCGCTGTCGTTATTGGTAGAAGTAATATCGTAGGAAAACCAGTAGCTCAATTACTGTTAAATGAAAATGCGACAGTGACCATCGCGCACAGCCGTACAAAAGATTTACCTCAAGTAGCGAAAGAAGCAGATATTCTTGTTGTAGCGACAGGTCTAGCAAAATTCGTGAAAAAAGATTATATCAAACCAGGTGCGATTGTTATTGATGTTGGCATGGACCGTGATGAAAACAATAAATTATGCGGTGATGTAGACTTTGATGATGTGGTAGAAGAAGCAGGATTTATCACGCCGGTACCAGGTGGCGTTGGCCCGATGACTATCACGATGCTACTTGCGAACACATTAAAAGCAGCAAAACGCATTTGGAAAATGAATTGA
- the xseA gene encoding exodeoxyribonuclease VII large subunit, whose amino-acid sequence MEQDKYLTVAAITKYIEKKFEVDPYMKQVFVRGEISNLKQPASGHLYFTVKDEFAMLRSVMFHKAVQKIGFVPEDGMNVLITGRIGVFTKAGRYQFYAEHMEPDGVGALYIQLEQLKSQLEKEGLFAETHKKVLPSFPSKVAVVTSKTGAAVRDILTTIHRRMPSVEVIVYPTIVQGEKAAQKIVENIGKINQRNDIDVMIIGRGGGSLEELWAFNEEPVVRAVYDSDVPVISAVGHETDFALSDFSADVRAATPTAAAELAVPDYRDLEERLAERKYRLLAVTRQVLERKERSLEQLKQHLILNGPKHQLEQQMERTDYFSERLNNAFSKQIFVKQTAFDRLNDRLHYYHPNKEIELQKEQMTLRLQALDKAMKQLLKDKQQSFFRQVDALEHLSPLSLLKRGFGVTYKENTLVKSVQELEVGDNIQVKMQGGHIDALITAKEEDTSGN is encoded by the coding sequence ATGGAGCAAGATAAATATTTGACGGTAGCAGCAATAACCAAATATATCGAAAAAAAGTTTGAAGTAGATCCCTACATGAAGCAAGTTTTCGTGCGCGGTGAAATTTCTAATTTAAAACAACCAGCGAGTGGACATCTATATTTTACGGTAAAAGATGAATTTGCGATGCTTCGTTCTGTCATGTTTCACAAAGCAGTTCAAAAAATTGGTTTTGTCCCAGAAGATGGTATGAATGTCCTTATCACAGGACGAATTGGTGTATTTACAAAAGCTGGTCGCTATCAGTTTTATGCAGAACATATGGAACCGGATGGCGTCGGAGCGCTTTATATTCAATTAGAGCAATTAAAATCGCAATTGGAAAAGGAAGGGCTTTTTGCGGAAACGCATAAAAAAGTGCTTCCTTCTTTCCCGTCCAAAGTCGCTGTCGTTACGTCCAAAACTGGTGCAGCTGTTCGTGATATACTAACCACCATTCATCGTAGAATGCCTTCTGTAGAAGTGATTGTTTATCCAACTATTGTTCAAGGGGAGAAAGCAGCTCAAAAAATTGTCGAAAACATTGGCAAGATTAATCAGCGAAATGATATTGATGTGATGATTATTGGGCGCGGTGGTGGTTCACTTGAAGAACTATGGGCTTTTAATGAAGAACCTGTTGTTCGAGCAGTATATGATTCCGATGTACCTGTAATTTCAGCGGTCGGACATGAAACGGATTTTGCGTTAAGCGATTTTTCTGCAGATGTACGAGCCGCAACGCCAACTGCGGCGGCAGAACTTGCTGTCCCAGATTATCGCGATTTAGAAGAACGATTAGCAGAACGTAAATACCGTTTGCTCGCAGTTACTAGACAAGTATTAGAAAGAAAAGAACGGTCACTAGAGCAACTTAAACAACATTTGATTCTAAATGGTCCGAAACATCAATTAGAACAGCAAATGGAACGTACAGATTATTTTTCCGAACGATTAAATAATGCTTTTTCTAAACAAATATTTGTTAAGCAAACAGCTTTCGACCGGTTAAATGATCGGCTACATTACTACCATCCGAACAAAGAAATTGAACTTCAAAAAGAACAAATGACATTGCGCCTTCAAGCGTTGGATAAAGCGATGAAGCAACTTTTGAAAGACAAGCAACAATCTTTCTTTAGACAAGTAGATGCGCTAGAGCATTTGAGTCCTCTTTCTTTATTGAAACGAGGGTTTGGTGTAACCTATAAAGAGAATACGCTAGTTAAATCAGTGCAGGAGCTTGAAGTCGGCGATAATATCCAAGTAAAAATGCAAGGCGGACACATAGATGCACTCATTACAGCAAAGGAGGAAGATACAAGTGGCAACTAA
- a CDS encoding exodeoxyribonuclease VII small subunit has protein sequence MATKKKTFEEAIAELETIVEALENGSASLEDSLDMYQKGIELTKLCQDKLQSAEKRMAKVVTDAGEEIPFEADGE, from the coding sequence GTGGCAACTAAAAAGAAAACTTTTGAAGAAGCAATTGCAGAACTAGAAACAATTGTAGAAGCGCTCGAAAATGGTAGTGCCTCACTAGAAGATTCTCTCGATATGTATCAAAAAGGAATCGAACTAACTAAATTGTGCCAAGATAAATTACAATCAGCCGAAAAACGAATGGCAAAAGTAGTCACAGATGCAGGAGAAGAAATTCCTTTTGAAGCGGATGGTGAATAA
- a CDS encoding polyprenyl synthetase family protein, with the protein MQDLTLFLEQYKKIIDESLFKEINERKIEPTLKESMLYSVQAGGKRIRPMLVFATLQALKVNPLLGVKTATALEMIHTYSLIHDDLPAMDNDDYRRGKYTNHKVFGDATAILAGDALLTLAFSILAEDENLSFETRIALINQISFSSGAEGMVGGQLADMEAENKQVTLEELSSIHARKTGELLIFAVTSAAKIAEADSEQTKRLRIFAENIGIGFQISDDILDVIGDETKMGKKTGADAFLNKSTYPGLLTLDGAKRALNEHVTIAKSALSGHDFDDEILLQLADLIALREN; encoded by the coding sequence TTGCAAGATTTAACCCTTTTTCTAGAACAATATAAAAAAATCATCGACGAGTCCCTTTTTAAAGAGATAAATGAGCGGAAAATCGAACCTACTTTAAAAGAATCCATGCTATATTCTGTTCAAGCAGGTGGAAAACGGATTCGCCCCATGCTCGTTTTTGCTACGCTTCAAGCCTTAAAAGTAAATCCGCTATTAGGTGTGAAGACAGCAACGGCATTAGAAATGATTCATACGTATAGCCTGATCCATGATGATTTACCTGCAATGGATAATGATGACTATCGTCGCGGCAAATATACTAATCATAAAGTTTTTGGGGATGCAACAGCGATTTTGGCAGGAGACGCTTTACTAACGCTTGCTTTTTCTATTTTAGCGGAAGACGAAAATTTATCTTTTGAAACACGCATTGCTTTGATTAACCAAATTAGTTTTAGTAGTGGTGCAGAAGGAATGGTTGGCGGTCAACTTGCAGATATGGAAGCGGAAAACAAACAAGTGACGTTAGAAGAGCTATCATCCATCCACGCACGGAAAACAGGTGAATTATTAATTTTTGCTGTAACTTCTGCTGCAAAAATTGCAGAAGCTGATTCGGAACAAACGAAAAGATTACGGATTTTTGCGGAAAATATTGGGATTGGATTTCAAATTAGCGACGATATATTGGATGTAATCGGTGATGAAACCAAAATGGGTAAAAAGACAGGGGCGGATGCTTTTCTGAACAAAAGTACCTATCCCGGATTACTCACGCTTGATGGTGCTAAAAGAGCATTAAACGAGCATGTGACGATTGCAAAGTCAGCGCTTTCAGGACATGATTTTGATGACGAAATTCTCTTGCAACTTGCTGATTTAATCGCACTTAGAGAAAATTAA
- a CDS encoding cold-shock protein — MEQGTVKWFNAEKGFGFIERENGDDVFVHFSAIQGDGFKSLDEGQAVTFDVEEGQRGPQAANVQKA, encoded by the coding sequence ATGGAACAAGGTACAGTAAAATGGTTTAACGCAGAAAAAGGATTTGGTTTTATCGAACGCGAAAACGGTGACGATGTATTCGTACATTTCAGCGCTATCCAAGGCGACGGATTCAAATCTCTAGACGAAGGTCAAGCAGTAACTTTCGACGTTGAAGAAGGCCAACGCGGACCTCAAGCAGCTAACGTTCAAAAAGCGTAA
- the dxs gene encoding 1-deoxy-D-xylulose-5-phosphate synthase, whose amino-acid sequence MSCFYLDLLTIKDPSFMKQLDIQELEALAADIRAFLITSTSKSGGHIGPNLGVVELTIALHYTFNSPKDKFIWDVGHQSYVHKILTGRANQFDTLRQHGGLDGFPKRKESIHDVFETGHSSTSLSAAAGMVIARDIKKEDFYVIPVIGDGALTGGMALEALNHIGDMGKDMIVILNDNDMSIAPNVGALHNVLGKLRTSDKFQQTKTNIDKMMRKIPTAGEKLADATEKAKDSIKHLLVEGTFFEELGFMYLGPIDGHNLEDIITNLEFAKRAKGPVLLHIVTKKGKGYQPAELDSRGTWHGTGPYKVETGSFIKPVKKSSSWSSIISNELMRLATTDERIVAITPAMPVGSKLEKFAKAFPERFFDVGIAEQHATTMAGGLATQGMKPFLAIYSTFLQRAYDQLVHDICRQKLNVVIGIDRAGLVGADGETHQGIFDISFLNSIPNMTITMPKDEIEARRLMDTAFSYNDGPFAIRYPRGDGPGTLLSESTKLIPIGQWETLIQPVDAVILTFGPTIPLALQASKQLESEGLRVGVVNARYIKPLDESLLHHILKQKIPILTVEESLLKGGFGSSVLEFMEANNYTDVMIHRIGLPDEFISHGSVPLILESYGISNAGIVLKIKEMLAQSEKLRAKRL is encoded by the coding sequence GTGAGTTGTTTTTATTTGGATCTTTTAACAATAAAGGATCCTTCCTTTATGAAGCAATTGGATATACAAGAATTAGAAGCACTTGCGGCGGATATTCGCGCTTTTTTAATTACTTCTACTTCCAAGTCAGGTGGGCATATTGGCCCGAATCTGGGTGTGGTAGAACTAACCATTGCGTTGCATTATACTTTTAATAGTCCAAAAGATAAATTTATTTGGGATGTTGGGCACCAGTCATACGTGCACAAAATCCTAACTGGAAGGGCAAACCAATTTGATACTTTACGTCAGCACGGCGGCTTAGATGGATTTCCAAAGCGAAAAGAATCTATTCACGATGTGTTTGAAACAGGACATAGCTCCACTTCTTTATCTGCAGCTGCTGGCATGGTCATCGCGAGAGACATAAAAAAAGAAGACTTTTATGTAATCCCTGTGATTGGTGATGGTGCGTTAACTGGAGGTATGGCCTTAGAAGCTTTAAATCATATTGGTGATATGGGCAAGGATATGATTGTTATCTTAAATGATAATGATATGTCTATCGCGCCTAATGTTGGAGCGCTCCACAACGTCCTTGGGAAATTAAGAACATCTGACAAATTTCAGCAAACTAAAACGAATATAGATAAAATGATGCGAAAAATCCCTACAGCAGGTGAAAAATTAGCCGACGCCACCGAGAAAGCAAAAGATAGTATAAAACACTTGCTTGTAGAAGGAACTTTTTTTGAAGAATTAGGGTTCATGTATCTTGGACCTATTGATGGGCACAATTTAGAAGACATTATTACTAACTTAGAATTTGCCAAGCGAGCAAAAGGTCCTGTATTGCTCCATATCGTCACCAAAAAGGGGAAAGGGTACCAACCAGCCGAATTGGATTCTCGTGGCACATGGCACGGCACAGGTCCTTATAAAGTTGAAACAGGTAGTTTCATTAAGCCAGTTAAGAAATCTTCGTCATGGAGTTCTATCATCAGCAATGAATTAATGCGATTAGCGACTACGGATGAACGTATTGTGGCGATAACTCCTGCAATGCCTGTTGGTTCAAAATTAGAAAAGTTTGCTAAAGCTTTTCCAGAACGCTTTTTCGATGTTGGGATTGCTGAACAACATGCGACAACAATGGCGGGTGGCTTAGCAACACAAGGTATGAAACCATTTCTTGCGATATACTCCACCTTTTTACAAAGAGCTTATGACCAGTTAGTCCATGATATTTGTCGGCAGAAATTGAATGTCGTAATTGGAATTGATAGAGCGGGGCTTGTAGGAGCAGACGGGGAAACACATCAGGGTATTTTTGATATTTCTTTTTTGAATAGTATTCCGAATATGACTATCACGATGCCAAAAGATGAAATAGAAGCAAGACGATTAATGGATACAGCTTTTTCATATAATGATGGGCCGTTTGCGATTCGTTACCCGCGTGGAGATGGACCAGGTACATTGCTTTCTGAATCTACCAAGCTGATTCCCATCGGACAGTGGGAAACGCTCATTCAACCAGTTGATGCGGTTATTTTAACTTTTGGGCCAACGATTCCACTAGCACTTCAAGCGTCTAAACAACTAGAATCTGAAGGACTCCGTGTTGGAGTGGTAAATGCACGTTACATTAAACCGCTAGACGAATCACTACTACATCACATTTTAAAGCAAAAAATCCCCATTTTAACAGTGGAAGAATCATTATTAAAAGGCGGATTTGGTTCGAGTGTGTTAGAATTTATGGAGGCGAATAATTATACGGATGTAATGATACACCGAATTGGATTACCGGACGAATTTATTAGCCATGGTTCCGTGCCACTAATCTTGGAATCATATGGTATATCGAATGCTGGAATTGTATTAAAAATAAAAGAAATGCTCGCACAAAGCGAGAAGTTAAGGGCGAAGAGACTATGA